A window of the Microbacterium sp. AZCO genome harbors these coding sequences:
- the dinB gene encoding DNA polymerase IV, producing MRGEATVLHADLDAFYASVEQRDAPALRGRPVIVGGGVVLAASYEAKARGVRTAMGGRQARDLCPDAVVVPPRMEAYSAASKEVFAIFRDTTPLVEGLSIDEAFLEVGGLRRIAGTPEQIAVGLRERVRREVGLAISVGVARTKFLAKVASAVSKPDGLLVVPPDREQEFLLPLPVERLWGVGAVTAQKLHGLGIHTVGELAELEASTAERLLGKATGAHLHALARLRDPRPVDTTRRRGSIGSQRALGTRPRSPEELDVILTQIVDRLARRLRDGDRVCRTVVLRLRFGDYAKATRSRSVRFPTDRTAVLLTVARALLAAAQPEIAERGITLIGISLSQLGRVDSIQPELPIDWDDGLRLDTVLDAVRDRFGAASVARATQLGRDPGWSTPLLPEHE from the coding sequence ATGCGGGGTGAGGCGACCGTGCTGCACGCCGATCTCGACGCGTTCTACGCGTCCGTCGAGCAGCGCGACGCGCCCGCCCTGCGCGGGCGGCCCGTCATCGTGGGCGGTGGCGTCGTGCTCGCGGCGAGCTACGAGGCGAAGGCGCGAGGCGTGCGCACCGCGATGGGCGGGCGGCAGGCCCGCGACCTGTGCCCGGATGCCGTCGTCGTGCCGCCGCGGATGGAGGCGTACTCGGCCGCGAGCAAGGAGGTGTTCGCGATCTTCCGCGACACGACTCCGCTCGTCGAGGGCCTCTCGATCGACGAGGCGTTCCTCGAGGTGGGCGGTCTGCGCCGCATCGCCGGCACGCCCGAGCAGATCGCCGTGGGCCTGCGGGAGCGGGTCCGACGCGAGGTGGGGCTCGCGATCTCGGTCGGCGTGGCGCGCACCAAGTTCCTCGCGAAGGTGGCGAGCGCGGTCAGCAAGCCGGACGGGCTGCTCGTCGTCCCGCCCGACCGGGAGCAGGAGTTCCTGCTGCCTCTGCCGGTCGAGCGGCTCTGGGGCGTCGGAGCCGTCACCGCCCAGAAGCTGCACGGGCTCGGCATCCACACCGTCGGCGAGCTGGCCGAGCTCGAGGCCTCGACGGCCGAGCGTCTCCTCGGCAAGGCGACCGGCGCGCATCTGCACGCCCTCGCGCGGCTGCGCGATCCCCGCCCCGTCGACACGACGCGGCGACGGGGGTCGATCGGCTCGCAGCGCGCGCTCGGCACACGGCCGCGCTCGCCCGAGGAGCTCGACGTCATCCTGACGCAGATCGTGGATCGGCTCGCACGGCGCCTGCGCGACGGCGATCGCGTCTGCCGCACCGTGGTGCTGCGGCTGCGCTTCGGCGACTACGCGAAGGCCACCCGATCCCGCAGCGTCCGGTTCCCGACCGACCGGACCGCGGTCCTCCTCACCGTCGCCCGCGCGCTGCTCGCCGCCGCCCAGCCCGAGATCGCGGAGCGAGGCATCACCCTCATCGGCATCTCGCTGTCGCAGCTCGGCCGCGTCGACAGCATCCAGCCCGAACTGCCCATCGACTGGGACGACGGCCTGCGTCTCGACACCGTCCTCGACGCGGTCCGCGACCGCTTCGGCGCCGCCTCCGTCGCGCGAGCCACCCAGCTCGGCCGCGATCCCGGGTGGTCGACTCCCCTGCTGCCGGAGCACGAGTGA
- a CDS encoding nitroreductase/quinone reductase family protein, with the protein MSAHDDWNQSIIDTFRANGGEVPQFGRHLVLVHHTGARTGAQRVSPVMGFPTDDGGWLIVASKGGSPQNPAWYHNLRAHPKTVVETPDDGTVDVIVSELDRDERAVAWSRITAQAPGFGDYERRTARTIPVLKLSRS; encoded by the coding sequence ATGTCCGCGCACGACGACTGGAACCAGAGCATCATCGACACGTTCCGCGCGAACGGCGGTGAGGTGCCGCAGTTCGGACGGCACCTCGTGCTCGTGCATCACACCGGCGCTCGCACCGGGGCCCAGCGGGTGAGTCCAGTCATGGGCTTCCCGACCGACGACGGCGGGTGGCTGATCGTCGCGTCGAAGGGCGGATCGCCGCAGAACCCCGCGTGGTATCACAACCTCCGCGCGCACCCGAAGACGGTCGTCGAGACTCCCGACGACGGCACAGTCGACGTCATCGTGAGCGAGCTCGACCGCGACGAACGCGCGGTCGCGTGGAGCCGCATCACCGCCCAGGCGCCGGGTTTCGGCGACTATGAGCGTCGAACGGCGCGCACCATTCCGGTTCTGAAGCTCTCGCGGAGCTAG